A genomic stretch from Actinomycetota bacterium includes:
- a CDS encoding ABC transporter permease translates to MPLLDLGVAIAIGFRYFTIIYLAGLGGLFSERSGIVNIGLEGIMIIGAVMGAWGTLEWGPVAGLLIGAASGLALSLVHALATVTFRVDQIVSGVVINVVAVGMGRFFAQTFFGQATQSEPSIPDFEKFDVPLLSSLPLGLGRAFQEMSPIVPLAFLLTIPVLFVLNRTRFGLRLRSAGENPDATRSVGVRVAPLRYAGVGLSGVLGGLSGAFLAIEVNQLYHEGQTQGLGFIAIAALILGNWRPVSLMFGALLFGFAQAVPLRLSDAPVISLMPEQFIRMIPYVVTMIAIAGFVGRVQPPAAAGRAYEGGGGRL, encoded by the coding sequence ATGCCGCTTCTTGACCTCGGAGTCGCGATCGCGATCGGCTTCCGCTACTTCACGATCATCTATCTCGCCGGCCTGGGCGGACTGTTCAGCGAGCGCTCCGGCATCGTGAACATCGGGCTCGAGGGGATCATGATCATCGGCGCCGTCATGGGCGCGTGGGGAACGCTGGAGTGGGGGCCCGTTGCCGGACTCCTGATCGGGGCAGCGAGTGGACTGGCACTGTCTCTCGTGCACGCTCTGGCGACGGTCACTTTCCGCGTCGACCAGATCGTCTCCGGCGTGGTGATCAACGTCGTGGCGGTCGGGATGGGCCGCTTCTTCGCGCAGACCTTCTTCGGGCAAGCGACGCAGTCGGAGCCGAGCATCCCTGACTTCGAGAAGTTCGACGTTCCGCTCCTGTCCTCCCTGCCGCTCGGGCTCGGGCGCGCCTTCCAGGAGATGTCACCGATCGTCCCGCTGGCGTTCCTGCTCACGATCCCCGTCCTATTCGTCTTGAACCGCACGCGCTTCGGCTTGCGGCTTCGTTCTGCAGGTGAGAACCCGGACGCAACCCGCAGCGTCGGCGTCCGCGTGGCGCCGCTCCGGTACGCGGGCGTGGGCCTCTCGGGCGTGCTCGGCGGGTTGTCGGGCGCGTTCCTCGCGATCGAGGTCAACCAGCTGTACCACGAGGGCCAGACGCAAGGACTCGGGTTCATCGCGATCGCGGCGCTGATCCTGGGGAACTGGAGACCGGTGTCGCTGATGTTCGGCGCGCTTTTGTTCGGTTTCGCACAGGCCGTCCCGCTCCGGTTGAGCGATGCGCCGGTCATCTCGCTCATGCCGGAGCAGTTCATCCGGATGATCCCTTACGTAGTGACGATGATCGCGATCGCAGGATTCGTCGGACGAGTCCAGCCTCCCGCGGCCGCCGGGCGCGCCTACGAGGGGGGCGGAGGAAGGCTCTAA
- a CDS encoding cytidine deaminase, which produces MSTIDWDELRKAAHAATERSYAPYSKFRVGAAALVDDGRLITGCNVENASYGISLCAECGVVSQLHNSGGGRLVAVSAMHADGTILAPCGRCRQLLLEAGGSDLMVDGASGPRPLSELLPDSFSVDDLESRDETR; this is translated from the coding sequence ATGAGCACGATCGACTGGGACGAACTGCGGAAAGCTGCACATGCCGCGACCGAACGCTCGTACGCCCCCTACTCGAAGTTCCGCGTCGGTGCGGCCGCGCTCGTCGACGACGGCCGCCTCATAACCGGCTGCAACGTGGAGAACGCCTCGTATGGGATATCGCTGTGCGCCGAATGCGGGGTCGTCTCGCAGCTGCACAACTCCGGCGGTGGGCGCCTCGTCGCGGTGAGCGCGATGCATGCGGACGGCACCATCCTCGCCCCCTGTGGCCGCTGCAGGCAGCTCCTGCTGGAGGCCGGCGGCAGCGACCTGATGGTGGACGGTGCATCCGGGCCGCGGCCGCTATCGGAGTTGCTACCGGACTCGTTCTCGGTCGATGACCTCGAATCCCGCGACGAGACTCGTTGA
- a CDS encoding thymidine phosphorylase, translated as MDVIDVIRTKRDGGVLSEEQIRWFIDAYTQDAVAPEQASALLMAIVWRGMDPAELKVWTDAMLTSGERLDLSSVGRPTADKHSTGGVGDKVSLILAPLAAACAIADPMLSGRGLGHTGGTLDKLEAIPGWRADLERDEMLRILRDVGCVICAAGGSLAPADKKLYALRDVTGTVESIPLIASSIMSKKIAEGTDALVLDVKVGSGAFLPDLESARRLAETMVELGNAHGVKTSALLTDMDTPLGRAAGNGMEVTESVECLKGGGPPDLREITLALVREMLTLAGVDADPAAALEDGSAQRKYDQMIRAQGGDPAAPLTEASERRTVLAPTSGYIQRLDARAVGIAAWRLGAGRTRKEDPVSAAAGVVCLAKPGDAVEEGQPVLELHADDPTRFDHALNALQSGIAIGNEPPEPRPLIIERIGA; from the coding sequence ATGGACGTGATCGACGTCATCCGTACGAAGCGAGATGGCGGTGTCCTATCGGAGGAGCAGATCCGCTGGTTCATCGACGCTTACACGCAGGACGCGGTCGCACCGGAGCAGGCTTCGGCACTGTTGATGGCGATCGTGTGGCGCGGAATGGATCCAGCCGAGTTGAAAGTTTGGACCGACGCGATGCTGACGTCGGGTGAGAGGCTCGACCTCTCGTCTGTCGGCCGCCCCACCGCCGACAAGCACTCGACCGGAGGTGTCGGCGACAAGGTGTCGCTGATCCTGGCCCCCCTGGCTGCAGCTTGTGCGATCGCCGACCCGATGCTGTCGGGCCGTGGACTCGGTCACACCGGCGGCACGCTCGACAAGCTGGAGGCGATCCCCGGGTGGCGGGCGGATCTGGAACGGGACGAGATGCTGCGGATCCTTCGCGACGTCGGCTGCGTCATCTGCGCCGCCGGCGGCTCGCTGGCGCCCGCCGACAAGAAGCTGTATGCGCTGCGGGACGTAACAGGCACCGTCGAGTCGATCCCGCTGATCGCGTCGTCGATCATGTCGAAGAAGATCGCCGAGGGAACCGACGCGCTGGTGTTGGACGTCAAGGTCGGCTCGGGTGCGTTCTTGCCGGACCTCGAGTCAGCGCGGCGACTCGCAGAAACGATGGTCGAGCTCGGAAACGCGCACGGAGTGAAGACCAGCGCTTTGCTCACCGACATGGACACGCCTCTGGGTCGCGCCGCGGGCAACGGGATGGAGGTGACGGAGTCGGTCGAGTGTCTGAAGGGGGGCGGCCCACCTGACCTACGCGAGATAACGCTGGCTCTCGTGAGAGAGATGCTGACGCTCGCCGGTGTAGATGCCGACCCCGCAGCCGCACTCGAAGACGGCAGCGCGCAGCGGAAGTACGACCAGATGATCCGCGCGCAGGGCGGCGACCCGGCGGCCCCCCTCACTGAAGCGTCCGAGCGCCGGACGGTACTCGCCCCGACGAGCGGATACATCCAGCGCTTAGATGCTCGTGCCGTAGGAATCGCAGCGTGGCGGCTCGGCGCGGGCCGCACGCGCAAGGAAGACCCGGTGAGCGCTGCCGCGGGAGTCGTGTGTCTGGCCAAACCGGGGGACGCGGTCGAAGAGGGCCAGCCGGTGCTCGAGCTACACGCTGACGATCCGACGCGGTTCGACCACGCGCTGAACGCGCTGCAAAGCGGCATCGCGATCGGCAACGAACCGCCGGAGCCGCGGCCGCTGATCATCGAGAGGATCGGCGCGTGA
- a CDS encoding purine-nucleoside phosphorylase, with translation MSATIAEVTGRARYKVAVALGSGLGGRGGEPVGGAPIPYSAIAGMPTSTVAGHEGALYAGEIAGAGVLLFSGRVHLYEGHDASTVTRWVSLAVEAGCDTIILTNAAGGIRPDLQVGTPYLISDQLNLTGTSPLIGPHDGRGPRFPSMIEVYDPALRALAREVDPTLGEGVYAGLLGPAYETPAEVRMLATLGADFVGMSTVLEAIMARYLGARVLGLSLVTNLAAGLSTEEPTHEEVARVGAGAAGPIHALLRQLIPRI, from the coding sequence GTGAGCGCGACCATCGCGGAGGTGACCGGGAGGGCCAGGTACAAGGTCGCGGTCGCGCTGGGCTCGGGTCTCGGAGGGCGCGGCGGAGAACCCGTCGGCGGAGCTCCGATCCCGTACAGCGCGATCGCCGGGATGCCGACCTCGACCGTCGCCGGACACGAGGGCGCGCTTTACGCGGGAGAGATCGCCGGCGCGGGCGTCCTGTTGTTCTCCGGACGCGTGCATCTCTACGAGGGCCATGACGCAAGCACCGTCACTCGCTGGGTATCGCTGGCGGTCGAAGCGGGATGCGACACGATCATCCTTACGAACGCCGCGGGCGGGATCCGCCCCGACCTGCAGGTCGGCACGCCCTACCTGATCTCGGATCAGCTGAACCTCACCGGCACGTCTCCGTTGATCGGCCCCCACGACGGGAGGGGCCCTCGCTTCCCCTCGATGATCGAGGTCTATGACCCCGCGCTACGGGCTCTGGCGCGGGAGGTGGACCCGACGCTCGGGGAGGGTGTCTACGCGGGGCTCCTCGGGCCGGCCTACGAGACGCCCGCAGAGGTGCGGATGCTCGCGACGCTTGGTGCCGACTTCGTGGGTATGTCGACCGTGCTGGAAGCGATCATGGCGCGCTATCTCGGCGCCCGTGTGCTGGGCTTGTCCCTCGTCACCAACCTGGCCGCGGGTCTGAGCACCGAAGAGCCCACCCACGAGGAGGTCGCCCGCGTCGGCGCGGGAGCGGCGGGCCCCATTCACGCGTTGTTGCGCCAGCTGATCCCGCGGATCTGA
- a CDS encoding DUF2294 domain-containing protein, which translates to MAAISREMVRLKAQHYGKGAVEAKSYLNDNFLFVVLKGGITKIEQTLIESGDEGLVRQVRLRFQEQMSDAFTNAVEQLTDRKVVQYQSQIVFNPDYSFEIFLLENLDGEAPS; encoded by the coding sequence TTGGCGGCGATCTCGCGCGAGATGGTTCGTCTTAAGGCGCAGCACTATGGCAAGGGCGCGGTCGAGGCGAAGTCGTATCTGAACGACAACTTCCTGTTCGTGGTGCTCAAGGGCGGCATAACGAAGATCGAACAGACCCTGATCGAGTCCGGCGACGAGGGTTTGGTGAGACAGGTTCGGCTTAGGTTCCAGGAACAGATGAGCGACGCGTTCACGAACGCGGTCGAGCAGCTGACCGACCGAAAGGTCGTGCAGTACCAGAGCCAGATCGTGTTCAACCCCGACTACTCGTTCGAGATCTTCCTGCTCGAGAACCTCGATGGCGAGGCCCCCTCCTAG
- a CDS encoding ANTAR domain-containing protein: protein MAESDAIAGSTVDSKIQSYLDDVESALAGAKAQVAQLEEALLTRTTIGQAVGLLMAQEGLGSEEAFMKLVHVSQNANIKLRDIAQRYVDAWEERVTGSKEA from the coding sequence TTGGCTGAGTCAGACGCCATAGCCGGCAGCACGGTCGACTCGAAGATCCAGTCATACCTCGACGATGTCGAGAGTGCGCTGGCCGGAGCGAAGGCGCAGGTGGCACAGCTCGAGGAAGCGCTGCTCACGCGGACCACGATCGGGCAAGCGGTCGGCCTGCTGATGGCGCAGGAGGGCCTTGGATCCGAAGAGGCTTTCATGAAGCTGGTCCACGTGTCGCAGAACGCGAACATCAAGCTGCGGGATATCGCGCAACGCTATGTGGACGCTTGGGAAGAAAGAGTCACAGGCAGTAAAGAGGCGTGA
- a CDS encoding aldehyde dehydrogenase family protein has translation MSRVEIRKTYKLFIDGAFPRSESGRSYEVNDTTGALLANAVRGSRKDVRDAVKAARKASARWATITGYNRGQVLYRVAEIMESRRDELIAEVTRADGKRGASAQVDRAIDTWVWYAGWTDKVAQVMGGINPVAGPYFNITSPEPVGVAGIVAPQEPSLLGLVERLAPALCAGNAVVGIASEKRPLPSIALAECLATSDVPPGVVNIITGLATELVPALASHLDVDVLDLSGVDPDALAEVETAAAENVKRLVRPANERSPYEVTAFQEMKTVWHPKGT, from the coding sequence GTGAGCCGCGTCGAGATCCGAAAGACCTACAAGCTCTTCATCGACGGAGCCTTCCCGCGCTCGGAGTCCGGACGCAGCTACGAGGTCAACGACACCACCGGCGCGCTGCTTGCGAACGCCGTGCGTGGATCGCGCAAGGATGTCCGCGACGCGGTGAAGGCCGCGCGCAAGGCGTCCGCGAGGTGGGCGACGATCACCGGCTACAACCGCGGGCAGGTGCTGTATCGGGTGGCGGAGATCATGGAGTCGCGCCGCGACGAGCTGATCGCCGAGGTGACGCGAGCCGACGGCAAGAGGGGAGCCAGCGCGCAGGTCGATCGCGCCATCGATACCTGGGTCTGGTACGCCGGGTGGACCGACAAGGTCGCTCAGGTCATGGGTGGCATCAACCCCGTTGCGGGTCCCTACTTCAACATCACCTCGCCCGAGCCCGTCGGCGTCGCGGGCATCGTCGCACCACAGGAACCGTCGCTGCTCGGTCTCGTCGAACGACTGGCACCCGCGCTCTGCGCCGGCAACGCCGTCGTTGGGATCGCGTCCGAGAAGCGACCTCTGCCCTCGATCGCCCTCGCCGAATGTCTTGCCACCTCGGATGTCCCGCCCGGTGTCGTGAACATCATCACCGGCCTTGCGACAGAGTTGGTTCCGGCTTTGGCTTCGCACCTCGACGTAGATGTACTCGACCTGTCGGGGGTGGACCCAGATGCTCTTGCTGAGGTGGAGACCGCAGCGGCCGAGAACGTGAAACGACTCGTACGCCCTGCGAATGAACGAAGTCCCTACGAGGTCACCGCATTCCAGGAGATGAAGACGGTGTGGCACCCGAAGGGGACCTGA
- a CDS encoding aldehyde dehydrogenase family protein, with protein MTSWHYSPAPESTDVVEIRDDYGLFIGGEFVQPTSGEFLKTINPATEEVLAAIPVADEEDVDRAVSAAGAAFKKWCRLAGAERAKYIFRIARVIQERSRELAVLETMNGGKPIRESRDLDVPLAAAHFFYHAGWADKLEFAFPGRTPQPLGVAAQIIPWNFPLLMLAWKIAPALATGNTVVLKPAETTPLTALEFASICQQVGLPPGVVNIVTGAGPTGGALVRHPDVQKVAFTGSTEVGKDIQRAVAGTSKKVTLELGGKAANIVFEDAPLDQAVEGIVNGIFFNQGHVCCAGSRLLVQESVAERLLEKLKRRLSTLRLGDPLDKNTDIGAINSRAQLDKIKGLVGAGVEEGAELYQAECELPERGFWFPPTIFTGVSQSHRIAREEIFGPVLSVLTFRTAEEAVEKANNTPYGLSAGVWTEKGSRILWMADHLKAGVVWANTFNRFDPASPFGGYKESGYGREGGRHGLEGYVKFA; from the coding sequence ATGACGTCCTGGCATTACTCTCCGGCGCCCGAGTCGACCGATGTCGTCGAGATCCGGGATGACTATGGCCTCTTCATAGGTGGAGAGTTCGTCCAGCCGACTTCGGGCGAGTTCCTGAAGACGATCAACCCGGCCACCGAGGAGGTGCTGGCGGCGATCCCGGTCGCCGACGAAGAAGACGTCGACCGAGCCGTGTCTGCCGCGGGTGCTGCTTTCAAGAAGTGGTGCCGCCTCGCGGGAGCGGAACGCGCGAAGTACATCTTCCGCATCGCGCGCGTGATCCAGGAGCGGAGCCGCGAGCTAGCGGTGCTCGAAACGATGAACGGCGGGAAGCCCATCAGGGAGAGCCGCGATCTGGACGTGCCGTTGGCCGCGGCTCATTTCTTCTATCACGCAGGCTGGGCGGACAAGCTGGAGTTCGCGTTCCCCGGCCGCACGCCCCAGCCGCTGGGCGTGGCGGCGCAGATCATCCCGTGGAACTTCCCGTTGCTGATGCTGGCGTGGAAGATCGCACCGGCGCTCGCGACGGGGAACACGGTCGTCCTGAAGCCCGCGGAGACGACGCCTCTCACCGCGCTGGAGTTCGCGTCGATCTGTCAGCAGGTCGGTCTTCCGCCCGGCGTCGTGAACATCGTGACCGGTGCGGGTCCCACCGGCGGCGCTCTCGTCCGTCATCCGGACGTGCAGAAGGTGGCGTTCACCGGCTCCACCGAGGTCGGCAAGGACATCCAGCGAGCGGTCGCCGGGACCTCGAAGAAGGTCACCCTCGAGCTCGGCGGCAAGGCGGCAAACATCGTGTTCGAGGACGCCCCGCTCGACCAAGCGGTCGAGGGGATCGTGAACGGCATCTTCTTCAATCAGGGGCACGTGTGTTGCGCCGGCTCGCGCCTTCTGGTGCAGGAGTCGGTCGCGGAGCGGCTCCTGGAGAAGTTGAAGAGGCGACTCAGCACGTTGAGGCTCGGGGACCCCCTCGACAAGAACACCGACATCGGTGCGATCAACTCTCGCGCTCAACTCGACAAGATCAAAGGATTGGTCGGAGCCGGGGTCGAGGAGGGGGCCGAGCTCTACCAGGCCGAGTGCGAGCTTCCTGAGCGCGGCTTCTGGTTCCCGCCGACGATCTTCACGGGTGTGTCGCAGTCGCATCGCATCGCGCGCGAGGAGATCTTCGGGCCCGTTCTCTCCGTCTTGACGTTCCGCACCGCGGAAGAGGCGGTCGAGAAAGCGAACAACACCCCGTATGGGCTCAGCGCGGGCGTGTGGACGGAGAAGGGCTCGCGCATCCTGTGGATGGCCGACCATCTCAAGGCGGGCGTCGTGTGGGCGAACACGTTCAACCGGTTCGATCCCGCGTCGCCCTTCGGCGGCTACAAGGAATCGGGCTACGGGCGCGAGGGTGGCCGCCACGGCCTCGAGGGTTACGTGAAGTTCGCGTGA
- the deoC gene encoding deoxyribose-phosphate aldolase: MEATATSTPTSTSRVSVAPALDLAVVDRIGGAVDAVGAEQRAATLGSRSIKRGSKLQGLELAIRCCDLTTLEGADSGGKIRQLAAKAMRPAPGDPTIPHVAALCIYPRLVAVARAALAGSGVKVASVATAFPSGQAPLELRLQEIYRAVDDGADEVDIVISRGALLAGDEATVFDEVAASKAAAGAAHVKVILETGELGSYDGVRRASMVAMAAGADTIKTSTGKITPASTPVVALVMAEAIRDFEGETGRAVGLKVAGGIRTAKDALRYLVIVKETLGEEWLTPERFRIGASSLLNDLLMQIDKQRTGLYSDPDRYTID, translated from the coding sequence ATGGAGGCCACAGCCACCAGCACGCCCACCAGCACTAGTCGCGTGTCCGTGGCGCCGGCGCTGGATCTCGCCGTGGTCGATCGGATCGGTGGCGCTGTGGACGCGGTCGGGGCCGAGCAGCGGGCGGCGACGCTCGGAAGTCGCTCGATCAAACGCGGATCCAAGCTGCAGGGCCTCGAGCTGGCGATCAGGTGCTGTGACCTCACCACGCTCGAAGGAGCCGACTCGGGGGGCAAGATCCGGCAACTCGCGGCGAAGGCGATGCGGCCGGCTCCCGGAGACCCCACGATCCCGCACGTTGCGGCGCTGTGCATCTACCCGCGCCTAGTCGCCGTGGCGCGCGCTGCGCTCGCCGGATCTGGAGTGAAGGTGGCGTCGGTGGCGACCGCGTTTCCCTCGGGGCAGGCGCCGCTCGAGCTGAGGCTCCAGGAGATCTATCGCGCCGTCGACGACGGAGCGGACGAGGTGGACATCGTCATCAGCCGCGGCGCGTTGCTCGCGGGCGACGAAGCCACCGTTTTCGACGAGGTCGCGGCTTCCAAGGCAGCGGCGGGGGCCGCTCACGTGAAGGTGATCCTGGAGACCGGCGAGCTCGGCTCCTACGACGGCGTCCGCCGCGCCTCCATGGTCGCCATGGCCGCCGGGGCCGACACGATCAAGACATCCACCGGCAAGATCACGCCGGCCTCGACGCCGGTGGTCGCGCTCGTGATGGCGGAAGCGATCAGGGACTTCGAAGGGGAGACCGGTCGCGCGGTAGGCCTCAAGGTCGCCGGCGGCATCAGGACGGCCAAGGACGCGCTGCGCTACCTGGTCATCGTGAAGGAGACCTTGGGCGAGGAGTGGCTGACGCCGGAGCGCTTCCGTATCGGTGCCTCGTCGTTGTTGAACGACCTCTTGATGCAGATCGACAAGCAGCGAACGGGCTTGTATTCAGACCCCGACCGCTACACCATCGACTAG
- a CDS encoding Mrp/NBP35 family ATP-binding protein encodes MPMPTEQQISEVLGQIQDPELHRGLNELNMVRGISISGSEISVLIALTIPGCPLKDYFHTVIPAKLKESFPDVSHVNVELTSMTEQEREALVGNLRKDTPAPFARSDSTTQVIAIGSGKGGVGKSTTTVNIAASLAKLGHTVGLLDADVWGFSIPRMLGIHERPTVVGEMIMPPEVFGIKVVSIGLFTPEDNPVVWRGPMLHKALQQFLSDVHWDEPDYLLIDLPPGTGDVAISIAQFLPGASMVIVTTPQAVAEKVAQRAGLMAEKTNLDVIGVVENMSYFRGDDGKEYRIFGEGGGESLAEKLDVPLLGQIPLEPSTREFADAGAPIVLQDPDAEVSQAFVTTAKEIVNLVPPRPRPAKRISLPLVQGPMGHGGHSHQHAHQH; translated from the coding sequence ATGCCGATGCCCACCGAACAGCAGATCTCCGAGGTTCTCGGACAGATCCAGGACCCGGAGTTGCACCGCGGGCTGAACGAGCTCAACATGGTCCGTGGGATCTCGATCAGCGGCTCCGAGATCTCGGTCCTCATCGCGCTGACCATCCCCGGCTGTCCGCTGAAGGACTACTTCCACACCGTCATCCCAGCGAAGCTGAAGGAGAGCTTTCCCGACGTTTCTCACGTGAACGTCGAGCTCACTTCGATGACGGAGCAGGAGAGGGAGGCGCTGGTCGGCAACCTGCGCAAGGACACCCCGGCCCCCTTCGCGCGCTCCGATTCGACCACGCAGGTGATCGCGATCGGGTCGGGCAAGGGCGGTGTGGGGAAGTCGACGACCACGGTCAACATCGCGGCCTCGCTCGCGAAGCTCGGACACACCGTCGGACTGCTGGATGCAGACGTCTGGGGCTTCTCGATCCCGCGGATGCTGGGGATCCACGAACGTCCCACGGTCGTCGGCGAGATGATCATGCCGCCTGAGGTATTCGGGATAAAGGTCGTGTCGATCGGACTGTTCACGCCGGAGGACAACCCGGTCGTGTGGCGAGGTCCCATGCTGCACAAGGCTCTGCAGCAGTTCCTCAGCGACGTCCACTGGGACGAGCCGGATTACCTGCTCATCGACCTGCCTCCGGGCACCGGCGACGTAGCGATCTCGATCGCGCAGTTCCTGCCGGGTGCCAGCATGGTGATCGTCACGACGCCGCAGGCTGTGGCCGAGAAGGTCGCGCAGCGCGCAGGATTGATGGCAGAGAAGACCAATCTCGATGTCATCGGGGTCGTCGAGAACATGTCCTACTTCCGGGGCGACGACGGCAAGGAATACCGGATCTTCGGTGAGGGCGGTGGCGAAAGCCTCGCGGAGAAACTCGACGTCCCTCTGTTGGGTCAGATCCCGCTCGAGCCTTCGACTCGAGAGTTCGCCGACGCGGGTGCTCCCATCGTGCTGCAGGACCCCGACGCGGAGGTCTCTCAAGCCTTCGTCACCACCGCGAAAGAGATCGTGAACCTGGTGCCGCCCCGCCCCCGTCCGGCGAAGCGCATATCGCTGCCTCTCGTGCAGGGCCCGATGGGTCATGGAGGCCACAGCCACCAGCACGCCCACCAGCACTAG
- a CDS encoding diacylglycerol kinase family lipid kinase: MKTVLVISNAHAGSVSQRTKEVIVKALQADFKLEVCDTHARSHATELARDAADRGFDAVIAFGGDGTINETAQGLIGTDVAFGLIPGGSTNVLARSLGVPRDPVEATAFVASHIASTTSRMINVGRMNERYFLFSAGVGLDAEVVKRVEADPEAKRRRREWFFLSNALKAGVTHYRGSDAWIEITAAGGSPERVVLAVCCNGRPFTFFKKHPVDVCPHARLDRGLDLFGLRRMRGATIPRLAWALLVSRSHVRWRQSVYLHDVDDATLRCDRPLPVQVDGDYVGERDEVSLSLVPRALRVLV, translated from the coding sequence ATGAAGACCGTGCTGGTGATCTCGAACGCCCACGCGGGTTCTGTCTCGCAGCGGACCAAGGAGGTCATCGTCAAGGCCTTGCAGGCGGACTTCAAACTCGAGGTCTGCGACACCCATGCCCGCTCGCATGCGACCGAGCTTGCCCGTGACGCCGCGGACAGAGGTTTCGACGCGGTGATCGCGTTCGGAGGAGATGGAACGATCAACGAGACGGCCCAGGGTCTGATCGGCACCGACGTTGCCTTTGGGCTGATCCCAGGGGGAAGCACCAACGTCCTCGCGCGGTCGCTTGGCGTTCCGCGCGACCCGGTCGAGGCGACCGCTTTCGTCGCGTCTCACATCGCTTCGACGACGAGCCGGATGATCAACGTCGGCCGGATGAACGAGCGCTATTTCCTGTTCTCGGCGGGAGTCGGTCTGGATGCCGAGGTGGTGAAGCGGGTCGAGGCCGATCCGGAGGCGAAGCGGCGGCGGAGGGAGTGGTTCTTCCTTAGTAACGCTCTGAAAGCAGGGGTCACGCACTACAGGGGCAGCGACGCGTGGATCGAGATCACCGCCGCCGGCGGGTCTCCCGAGCGCGTCGTCCTCGCCGTCTGTTGTAACGGCCGACCCTTCACCTTCTTCAAGAAGCACCCGGTCGATGTCTGCCCGCACGCGCGGCTGGACCGGGGGCTCGACCTCTTCGGGTTGCGACGGATGCGCGGCGCGACGATCCCGCGGCTGGCTTGGGCTCTCCTCGTCAGCCGCTCCCATGTCCGCTGGAGGCAGTCGGTCTACCTGCACGACGTCGACGACGCGACGCTGCGATGCGATCGTCCGCTGCCGGTGCAGGTCGACGGCGACTACGTCGGCGAGCGCGACGAGGTCTCTTTGAGCCTGGTCCCGCGGGCTCTGCGCGTGCTCGTCTGA
- a CDS encoding DUF5317 domain-containing protein, with protein MLERRVSEVGSAVIELVFISAGVALGAALLQDGSLERLASVRLRFTWLVFGGLATQIAVGLVSPRLIDLNGAFLLLMAANALVALFLIVNLRVPGMALAGAGLVMNLAVIAVNGAMPVLPQAAESVGRPITAERSGLRHEVLDDQTELRWLADAIPVKPLRTVLSLGDVLLALGLGLFVYRATRPPRGRRTRARGASGSAPAAEP; from the coding sequence ATGCTGGAGCGCCGGGTCTCTGAGGTCGGGAGCGCAGTCATCGAACTGGTGTTCATCTCCGCAGGCGTCGCCCTCGGCGCGGCGTTGCTCCAAGACGGGAGCCTGGAACGGCTGGCTTCCGTGCGGCTGCGTTTCACGTGGCTGGTTTTCGGGGGTCTTGCGACGCAGATCGCAGTCGGTCTGGTCAGCCCACGCTTGATCGACCTAAACGGTGCGTTCCTCCTGCTGATGGCAGCCAACGCCCTGGTCGCACTCTTTCTGATCGTGAACCTGAGGGTGCCGGGCATGGCGCTCGCGGGTGCCGGATTGGTGATGAACCTCGCCGTGATCGCGGTGAACGGAGCCATGCCGGTCTTGCCACAGGCGGCGGAATCGGTCGGCAGACCGATCACGGCCGAACGCAGCGGCCTACGGCACGAGGTGCTGGACGACCAGACAGAGCTCCGGTGGCTTGCGGACGCGATCCCGGTCAAACCACTCCGAACGGTGCTCAGTCTCGGCGACGTCCTGTTGGCCCTCGGCTTGGGCCTCTTCGTCTACCGGGCGACTCGGCCGCCGCGGGGGCGACGAACGAGAGCTAGAGGAGCTTCCGGTTCAGCGCCTGCAGCAGAGCCTTGA